One window from the genome of Nicotiana sylvestris chromosome 9, ASM39365v2, whole genome shotgun sequence encodes:
- the LOC104210649 gene encoding nucleolar protein 16 translates to MGGSRRKYKRSKPKVRVGLPKKNPNIFKPAFTLPPKLRSLVNSHWDDKGSVIDNYKAFGVVSNPNMLGLRCRTSHMIETDSLQVPPQQQPPPSNDATDAFEALDDSGSEVEEDDLKTALGKKRRDGKIAPLQPLTSIQRVHIGRLVEKYGDDFQSMFMDTKLNKMQHSVATLEKLCKRYHMCQNKNPLLLVVEGNLG, encoded by the exons ATGGGTGGTTCACGGCGAAAGTACAAGAGATCAAAGCCAAAAGTACGAGTCGGTCTACCAAAGAAGAACCCTAATATATTCAAACCGGCGTTTACTCTCCCGCCGAAGCTCCGATCTTTGGTGAACTCTCATTGGGATGACAAAGGCAGCGTTATCGACAATTACAAGGCGTTCGGCGTTGTTTCAAACCCTAACATGCTTGGCCTCCGCTGCCGCACTTCTCATATGATTGAAACCGACTCCCTTCAGGTCCCGCCGCAGCAGCAGCCACCTCCGTCCAATGATGCCACCGATGCATTTGAGGCTCTGGACGATTCTGGCAGTGAAGTTGAGGAAGATG ATCTTAAGACAGCACTTGGGAAGAAGCGAAGGGATGGAAAAATTGCTCCGCTGCAACCACTCACTTCCATACAACGAGTTCATATTGGCAGACTTGTAGAGAAGTATGGAGATGATTTTCAG AGCATGTTCATGGACACAAAACTCAATAAGATGCAGCACTCTGTAGCAACATTAGAGAAACTCTGCAAAAGATATCACATGTGCCAGAATAAAAATCCATTACTGTTGGTAGTTGAAGGCAATCTCGGATGA